The genomic window CGCCGGCTGGGGCGCATCGGCCCCGCGCTGCTTGTCCCCGGAGCGGCTCTGGAGCAGCCCGTTGACGTAGACCGCCTCGGGGCGAGAGCGCAGCGACAGGCCGCTGATCAGGAAGTCCTGGACGGTCGCGGTGTTGTCGCCGGGCAGGAACTGGCGGAGCTGGGCGTTGCGCTGGGCGGTCTCGCCGGCGATCCGGGACTCCGCCTCTTCCTGCGCCTCGCCCGGGATCCGCTGGCGGAACTGGCCGATCGCCCCCTCATACACCTTCTGATTGATCGCTTCCTGGTTCAGGCCGATCAGGCCGGCGACCGCTCGGCCGACCCCGCCGCCCTGGGCGGGCACCGAGCAGATGCTGGCGTCGATGTTGTGGTTGTACGCCGGCCAGATCTGGAGGCCGGAGGGCCGGAGGACCGTGTAGATCGTGAGGTTGGCCTGGTCGACCGTGGTCGCGGAGAAGACGTAGAGCTTGGCGGCCCGCTGGCCCTGCGGGTCGCTCGCGATCTGGTTCTGGAAATCCGTGATCGGCGTCACGCTCGTCAGGGCCTGGCTGTTGAAGAACATGATGCCGTCGTCGCTGGGCAGCAGGCCGAAGCCCGTCTTGGGGCCGGCGGTGACCTGGGACCAGTAGCCCTTGCGATACACGGGGCCGGTCTGGACCAGCCACTGATTGAAGAAGGGCGAGACGACGTTCACGTCCGCCGTCACGTCCAGATTGGGCTGGTTGAACAGCTCGTTCACCGCGTTCTGCAGGTCCCAGGAGGGCTGCCACGGATGCTCGCTGTTGCGGGTCTGGAGCAGCCGGAGGGCCTGGTGGATCTTCTTCAGGCCGTCCGCCCGCTGCGAGACGGTGGCCGCGGCGTTGTACTCGTTCAGGGCCTTGCCCAGGTCGTTGGCCACGAAGTCCAGCCAGCGCTGGCGATTGGCCTTCACCGCCGGGTCTTCCGTCTGGGGCAGGCTCTTGACGGTCTCGTCGAGCCGGCGCTCCGCCGAGGCGAGGTGGAGCCTCGGGTTGATCCACTGGAGGAGCTCCGCGCGGAGCTGCTGGGCCGGGGCCCATGCCACCGCGCCGAGGGCCGCCGAGACCTCGTTGAGCCGCTCCAGCGACGCCAGCCGCCCCGCCGGCTCGGTTGCCTTCGTGTAGGCGTCCAGGTCCGACTGGATGGCGTCGAAGAGCGCGAACCATCCCGGTGCGTTAGGCTGCCTCGCCGCCGGGTCGTCCAGGGCCTTCCGAATGGCGTCCATCGACGATTTGACGCCCACGTAGCTCGGCGCCGCAGGGGCCGCCGCCCATGCCCGTTCCCGGCCTCCTGGCCACCCGCCCCACAGCAATCCGGCTGCGAGCCCAGCGAGAAGAACGCGTCGCATTCGATCAGTCCCTCGGATGTTCCAGCCTGAGGCGCAAGTCCATGTGCGTACCCTTATCGCCCCCGGCTCGCTTGTCGCTTGATCGTTTCTTCCGCCCAGATTACCAGGATCCCCTGAGTTTTCCTATCAACCCTCATGCCCCGGCGAGCGGCCGCAATCGTCGGCGTCCGCCCCGAGCCCGCGGGGGACGACAGGGGAGGCCCGGGCGTGCTAGAATCGGCGTTCCGATCCGGATCACCTTCGGAATCCGCCATCTTCTTCCCGGCCGGGTCGGCAATCGGGTCCGCAAATAATCATCCATCGTCTTCTCCCGGGACGCGGCGGATGCGGAGACTTTCCCTGTGTCGCATGTCGTTGCTTCGAGAGTATTTCAGGCGGGAATGGCCCGGCACCTCTGGCCGGTCTTCCTGGCGATCACGTTGGCGGGGTGCGGGACGGCGACGCCTACCGGCGGCGATCGCAGGCCGTTGAACGGGGGCGGCGCCTCCGCGTCCGGGCCCGCAGCCTCCCCCTCATCCGGAAAGACGGCCGATTCCACGCGGTCCAACGGCAGCAATTCCCAGGCCGAGCCCCAGAAGTCGAGCATCGCCGGCGACCGGCAGACGGTCGTCTCCTCGAACGTCACGCTGACGAAGCAGACCGAATCCAGCCCCTTCCGCTTCACGGAAGTCTCGAAGGAGTGGGGCATCGACTTCGTCGAGTTCTCGGGCATGACGGCGAACAAGTATTTCCCGACCGCCAACGGCTCCGGGCTGGCGATCTTCGACTACGACAACGACGGCCTGATGGACGTCTACTTCGCGACGTGCACCGAGCTGCCCCTGGGGACCGGCACGCGCAAGGAGCCGAACCGGCTCTTCAAGAACCTCGGCAACGGCAAGTTCAAGGACGTCACGGAGGCCGCGGGGGTCGGCCATCGCGGGTTCACGCACGGCGTGATCGCGGCCGACCTCGACAACGACGGCGACCAGGACCTCTTCCTCTGCTGCTACGGGCCGAACGTCCTCCTGCGGAACAACGGCGACGGCACGTTCAAGGACATCAGCAAGGCCGCCGGCATCGACAAGCCCAACTGGTCCTCCGGCGGCGCGGTGATCGACTACGACAACGACGGCGACCTCGACATCTACGTCGCCAACTACGGCCGCTGGAATTACCCCGAGGACCACACGACGGTCGGCGACCTGGAGAAGAAGATCTACCTCTACTCCTCGCCCCGGACCATCAAGACGGTCAGGCACCTCTTCTATCGCAACAACGGCGACATGACGTTCACGGACGTCTACGACAAGGTGATCACCGTCGAGAAGGAAGAGGTCGTCCAGAAGGAGGAGGTCGACCCCGCCACCAAGGCAAAGAAGACGGTCGAGGTGAAGGAGAAGAGGCGCGTGCCGCACCCCCGCGACGACGGGCACGGGTTCGGCGTCGTGGCGGCGGACCTCAACGACGACGGCCTGACCGACCTCTACGTCGCCAACGACATGAACCCGCACTTCCTCTTCCTGAACAACGGCGACGGCACGTTCGACGACGTCTCCGAGGTCTCCGGCGCGGCGTTCGACAACAACGGCATCGCGCAGTCGGGCATGGGCGTGGACGCGGAGGACGTGGACGGCGACGGCCTCCCCGAGATCATCTCCACCCACTTCGCCAACGAGTACGCCACCTTCTACATGAACTACGGCAAGGGCCTCTTCTACGACAACACGGCGTTCTTCGGGCTCGCGTCCGACACCATGCCGTTCGTCAAGTGGGGCACCGGCTTCCTGGACTTCGACAACGACGGCTGGCCCGACCTGTTCATCTCCAACGGCCACGTGGACGACAACCGCCGCGAGCTGAACCAGCCGGTCGATTACGAGGAGATCCCGCTCCTGTTCCGCAACATGCAGGGCAAGCGGTTCAAGCTCTCCACGAAGGACGTCGGCCCGTATTTCGACACGAGGCACGTCGGCCGGGGCTCCGCCTCCGGGGACCTCGACAACGACGGCGACATCGACCTCATCGTCAACGAGAAGGACCGGCCCGCCGCCGTCCTCCGCAACGACACGCCGACGAAGAACCACTGGGTACGCCTGGTCCTCCAGGGCACGAAGAGCAACCGCGACGCCGTCGGGACCAGGATCGAGGTGGACACCGGGCGGACCTACCTGGACCCGCGCAAGAACGAGCAGAAGCCCTGGAAGATCTACCGGCAGAAGAAGGGGGGAGTGAGCCTCGAGTCCACGAGCGACTCGCGCGTCCTGATCGGGATCGGCGAGACGGCGGAGATCCCGAAGATCACGATCCGATGGCCCTCCGGCATCGTGAGCACGCTCGAGAAGGTGCAGGTGGACCGGGACCACAAGGTCGTGGAGCCGAAGGACGGCAAGCCGGCCCCGGCGAAATGAGCGGCACGAGGCCGCGACGCCCGGGCGCCCCCCGCCTCCTCGTCGAATAATGCCGCCCGGATCCCGAATGACGAGTGGGGCCGGCCCCAACCCGGGGCCGGCCGTCCTTCGATCATCGGGAGGGACCGAGATGAAGCCCGCGGCCACGACGAGCACTTTCGACGGCGAGGCGGCCTCCTGGGAGCCGGCGGCCGGCACGTGGCCGGCGGTCCGGCTCGGGGTCGTCCGCGAGGCCTGGCGGCTCTATCGTCGCGACGCGAAGGCCTGGTCGCTGACCATGCTGGTCGCCTTCGCCTGCGCCGCGCTCGGCGAATGGATGTCGGCGGGGGCCTTCGGGGTCGCCCGCCACGGCATGTTCGGCGGGCTTCACACGATCGGCTCGCCGGGCGTCAGGCTCCTCTCGGCCATCCTCGGCACCGCCATCGGCGGCTTCCTCGCCGCGGGGATGATCCGCATGGCCCTGGCGCAGATCGACGGCCGGAGCCCCCGCGTCGAGGACCTGTTCCGCGTCCCCGAGAACTGGGTGGACGTGGTGCTGGCCTCGTTGCTGCTCGGCGCCGTCCTGTTCATCGGGACGTCGCTCTTCGTCATCCCCGGCCTCATCGCCGCGGGCCTGCTGATGTTCACGTACCCGCTCATCCTCGAGGCCCGCATGCCGGCCACCGGCGCGATGATCCAGAGCTACGCGACCCTGAAGGGCCAGTGGCTGCTGGCCACGATCGTCCACCTGTGCATCGCGTTCGTCGCCGGCCTGGGCGTGATCCTGTTCGGGGTCGGCCTCCTGATCACCGGCCCGCTCTACGCCCTGTCCATCGCCGTGCTCTATCGCGAGGTCTTCGGCCCGGCCTACGCCGCCACGCCGTCCAAGCCGGGTCGGTATGACGAGATTGCCTGACGCCGGGGAGGCGCGGCGGGAGACGACCGCGGCCGAGGTCGCCGGGCCTCGTCGCCCCGGTCGGCGATGTCCGGGACGAACCCGCGTCATCGAGCCGAATGCGGTCACGATCCCTACGCCCGACTTCCCGATCCTGGACGTGTGGCGAGCCGGAAATGACGCGGCGGCGGCCGGATGACCGGCCGCCGCCGCGTTGACTTTGCAGATTCGCGTCCGCCGGTGCCTCAGGGGATCACGGCTGGGCCGGCTGGGGCGGGGCGGGGGCCTTCTTCTTCAGGTCATCATAGCTCATCGGGTTGAAGAACTCGTGCGGCGCGCTCCCGCTGGGCGACACGGTGGCCGCGCTGGCGAGCGCGGGGGCCACCTGATCGCGAAGGGCCACGAGCTTGGGGTAGAGGGCGTCGTAGACCATCCGCTGCTCGGGCGTGCCGGCGGGGCCGAAGCGGAGGTTGAAGGCGTTCATGAAATTCAGGAGCTGGCCGAGGGTGGCATCCGGGCGGTCCGCCACGTCCGCCATGATCACGTCGAGGGCCGGGGTCCTCAACATGGCGACGAGCCCGTGCAGGGCCTTCAGGTACCGGTCCGCCTCGACGTCCTCCCGGCTATTGGCCGGGAAGATCTTGTCCGCCTTCGCCTCGGCGTTGTTGATCGCGGTCAGGAGCTTGTCGATCGTCGCGTCGTCCGGCGTCTTGTCCTCCTCGATCTGCTTCCGGACGGCCTGGCCCAGGGCCTTGATGGTCTCGCGGTCCTCCTCGAACTCGGGGCGGAGCAGGGGGGCCGGGGGGCCGCCCTTGGTGAGCTGGTGGATGCTCACGCAGATCGCACCCGTCGCGTACTGGAAGGGGATCTGGCGGATCATCTGCCCGCCGATCTTCTCGCCGGCGCCCTGGAGGGCCTTGGTATAGACCCTCGGGTCGTTGATCTCCTCGGCCGCCACGTTGAGGGCGTCGCCGCGGTAGATATCGGCCTGCTCGGGCTTGTTCCGCAGCCGGTCGCGGATGGCGGTCTGGCCCGTCACGGCCCGCTCACGGTCGCTGGCCAGCTTGGCCTGGTGGAGGCGATTGGCTTCCTTCTGCGACTCGTAGACGTACTGGTTCCACCGCATCACCGTGTCGGTGTTGATCGAGTTGGCGACGGCCGTCTGCTGGTTGTAGACGCCGGCACCCATGGCGTACATGCCCAGGCCACGGGCGATATCGCCCTGGGCCGTGCTGGCGCCCCAGCCGCCCCAGCCCCAGCCTCCGTAGCCCCCGGGATAGCCCCACTGGGCCCGGGCGGGCTCATTGATCGCGAGCAAGGCGACCACCATCGCCCCGGCCGTCAGGAAACGTCGTGACATCGCTCTCTCCATCGGGAAAGTTCTTCGAGTTCTCGCGACCCGGCCCCTTCGCCCGGCTTTCTCATAAGATAGATTATCTGGTCCCACCCTGCCGGCCGCAATCGCACTCTATCCTTATCGCGTCGGGCGCATAACGGTTGCGCGGAGCCCCACTCCTCCCGATCGGCCCGTGCGGGCCATCGATCCGGGAGCCCGCCCGCGGGCCCGCGGGCATGGCTGGGGCTAGAGACCGGCCCCGGTCGCTGCCCCCCCCGCGGGCCGTCCGGGCTGGCGGCCCCGCGGGCGTGGGGCCCGACCAGGAGCCGACTCGCGAGGGGCGGTGGGAGGTCCCGGCGCGTCATGGCCGGGGGCCTCGCCTCACTTCCGCGCCGCCTCCGCGGCGATCGGATAGAGCTTCTGGTTGGCCTCCGCGACGGCCGACCGGTCCATCTTGATGACCTTGCGGTCATACGTCATCAGGCCGTTCACCTCGACCTCGACGTCGGTGGTCTGGGTGTAGACCGCGGCGGCGAGGCCCTTCGCGATGAGCGGTCGGAGGAGATTGACCTTCTCCACGTAGGCGGAGGTCAGCTCCTGCGGCGTCTTGTAGCTGCGATAGCCCCAGTTGCCCTTCTCCAGCCACGTGTGGTTCTCGACCGGCAGGCCGAGTCCGCCGAACTCGCCGCAGACGACCGCCATGAACTTGTCGAGGCGCGGCATGGCCGGGTCCGGGTAGGAATGGACGTCCAGGATGTCCCCGACGCCCTGGAAATTCCCGCCGCTCGCGGCGTTCACCGGCCGCGTGTTGTCCAGCCGGCGGATCCGCTCGACCGCCGCCGGCGTGTCGAACTGGCCCCAGGCCTCGTTGAACGGCACCCACGCGACGATCGACGGGTGATTGCCGAGATCGACCACCAGCTCGGAGAGCTCCGCGTCGTAGTTTAGCGCCGACTCGGCCGACCGCCGGAGCTCCGGGCTCTCCCGGTCGACGTCGCGGATCCACTCCGGGCCGGAGTCGCCGCTGGGCATGTCCTGCCAGACGAGCAGGCCGAGCTTGTCGCACCAGTAGTACCAGCGGTCGGGCTCCACCTTCACGTGCTTCCGGGCCATGTTGAAGCCGAGCTGCTTGGTGACCTCGATGTCGTACTTCAGGGCCTCGTCCGTGGGCGCCGTGTAGAGGCCGTCGGGCCACCAGCCCTGGTCGAGCGGGCCGTACTGGAAGAGCGGCTCGTTGTTGAGGAAGAGCCTCAGGACGTCCTGCGAGTCGCGCCGGACCTCGATCTTCCGGAGCCCCGCATACGACGCGACCCGGTCCACGACCTTGCCGTCGCGGAGCAGGGTCACGGTCAGGTCGTACAGGTGCGGCGAGCTCGGCGACCAGGGCTTGGGCTCCACGATCGGCACGGCGACGCCCCGGCCCGTCCGCCCCTCCGCCTGGCCGACGAGGCGGTCGCCGTCGCGGGCCTCGATCCGGACGGCCCCTTCCTCGGCGCCGTGGACGGTGACGGTGAAGGCCGACCGGTCCAGGTGCGGCACGATCCGCAGGCCGCGGATGTGGTCCTCGGCGACCGGCTCCATCCAGGCCGTCTGCCAGATCCCGGTGACGGCGGTGTACCAGATCCCCTCCGGCTTCCTGACCTGCTTCCCGCGCGGCTGGAAGCCGGCGTCGGTCGGGTCCCAGACGCGGACGACCAGCGTGTTCTCGCCGGCCTTGAGGAAGGGCGTGATGTTGATCGAGAACGGGTCGTATCCGCCGCGGTGCGAGCCCGCCGCCTTGCCGTTGACCGTGACCGTCGCCTCCCAGTCCACCGCGCCGAAGTGGAGCAGCACGTGCCTCCCGGCCCATCCCTCCGGGATGCTGAAGGTGCGGTGATACCAGAGAGACCGGTCCGGCCCGACCTCCTTCATCACCCCGGAGAGCGCCGATTCCGCGCAGAAGGGGACGAGGATCTTGCCGTCCCAGCTCGCGGGCTGCGACTCGGCCCGGGGCCGGATGGCGTAGTCCCAGAGACCGTTGAGGCTCTCCCACTCCTCGCGGACGAGCTGGGGCCTCGGGTACTCCTTCCAGGCGTTCTCGGGCCGGACCCCCGCGGTCCACCGCGTCTCGAGCCTCCCCTTCGCGGGCTGCCACTGGGCCCGCGCGGGCCCCGCGTCCGCGGCGAGGAGGAGGGCGATTGCGATCGGGATGATGCGTCTCATGCTGCGTCGATCTCCATGATGTCGGATCGCGGCCGGCGTGCCGGACCTCGCCACCAGGATATCCCGGCGTATGGCGCATCGAAACCGGGCTCTCCGCCGCCGCACCGCCGGCCCTCACACCGGCCCGCCGGCGGACGGCGGGGATGCCGCGTCGACGGGCCCTCAGGGCGAGGGCCTCCGGCCGGCGTCCGCGGCCGCCAGGGCCTCGAGGACGCGATTCGGCCCCAGGGGCTTCACCAGGCGGAAGGAGAACCCGGACTCCGGGCTGGGCCGCCAGTCGTCGTCGGTGTCCCGGCCGGTGAGGGCGACGACCGTCGCCCCGGACGCAGACGGGTCGGCCTTGAGCCGACGGCAGACCTCGTGGGCATCGATGCCCGCGACGTCCAGGTCCAGGAAGACGAAGTCCGGCCGGAACTCCCTCGCGGCCCCCAGCGCCGCGGGGCCGCTCAACGCCGTGATCGTCGACAGGCCGAGGACCTGGAGGAACATGGCCAGGCCCCGGGCGGTCGCCTCGTTATCGTGCACCACCAGAATGCAAATCGGCCTCCCCGCGGCCGCGGCCGCGGCCCGGCTCCCCGCCGGACGGGCCCCGTCCATCGTCAAGGGGGGAGGCGACAGGGGCAGCCGGACCGTGAACGTGCTGCCCCCGCCCGGGCCGGGGCTCTCGGCCTCGATCGATCCCCCGTGGAGCTCCACGAGCTTCTTGACCAGGGACAGCCCGATGCCGAGGCCACCACCGGGCCGGTCCAGCGTCCGGTCGGCCTGGGTGAGCAGGTCGAAGACCTCCGCGAGCATGTCGGCCGCGATGCCCACCCCGCTGTCCGTCACCCGGATGGCGACGCTCCCCCCCTCCACCCGGGCCGACATCTCGATCCGCCCCGAGGAAGGCGTGTACTTCGCGGCATTATTGAGCAAGTTGCCGACCGTCTGGGCCAGCCGGGTGAGGTCGCCGTCCACCCAGGCCGGATCCCGCGGCGGGAGGACGGTCAGGGTGTGACCGGCGGACTCGATGGCGGGCCGCGCGGCCTCGACGGCGAGATCGAGCACCTCGCGGACCTCGACCACGCCCCGCTGAAGCTTGATGTTGCCCCGGGCGATCCGCGACACGTCGAGGAGGTCGTCGACGAGCCGGACCAGGTGGGAGAGCTGGCGGCCCATCATCTCCCGGGTCTCGGCCGCCTCGGCGAGGTCCGGCCCCGCGCGGAGGAGCTCGAGGCCGCTCTGGATCGGGGCCAGGGGATTGCGGAGC from Aquisphaera giovannonii includes these protein-coding regions:
- a CDS encoding DUF2189 domain-containing protein, with protein sequence MKPAATTSTFDGEAASWEPAAGTWPAVRLGVVREAWRLYRRDAKAWSLTMLVAFACAALGEWMSAGAFGVARHGMFGGLHTIGSPGVRLLSAILGTAIGGFLAAGMIRMALAQIDGRSPRVEDLFRVPENWVDVVLASLLLGAVLFIGTSLFVIPGLIAAGLLMFTYPLILEARMPATGAMIQSYATLKGQWLLATIVHLCIAFVAGLGVILFGVGLLITGPLYALSIAVLYREVFGPAYAATPSKPGRYDEIA
- a CDS encoding CRTAC1 family protein; this translates as MARHLWPVFLAITLAGCGTATPTGGDRRPLNGGGASASGPAASPSSGKTADSTRSNGSNSQAEPQKSSIAGDRQTVVSSNVTLTKQTESSPFRFTEVSKEWGIDFVEFSGMTANKYFPTANGSGLAIFDYDNDGLMDVYFATCTELPLGTGTRKEPNRLFKNLGNGKFKDVTEAAGVGHRGFTHGVIAADLDNDGDQDLFLCCYGPNVLLRNNGDGTFKDISKAAGIDKPNWSSGGAVIDYDNDGDLDIYVANYGRWNYPEDHTTVGDLEKKIYLYSSPRTIKTVRHLFYRNNGDMTFTDVYDKVITVEKEEVVQKEEVDPATKAKKTVEVKEKRRVPHPRDDGHGFGVVAADLNDDGLTDLYVANDMNPHFLFLNNGDGTFDDVSEVSGAAFDNNGIAQSGMGVDAEDVDGDGLPEIISTHFANEYATFYMNYGKGLFYDNTAFFGLASDTMPFVKWGTGFLDFDNDGWPDLFISNGHVDDNRRELNQPVDYEEIPLLFRNMQGKRFKLSTKDVGPYFDTRHVGRGSASGDLDNDGDIDLIVNEKDRPAAVLRNDTPTKNHWVRLVLQGTKSNRDAVGTRIEVDTGRTYLDPRKNEQKPWKIYRQKKGGVSLESTSDSRVLIGIGETAEIPKITIRWPSGIVSTLEKVQVDRDHKVVEPKDGKPAPAK
- a CDS encoding glycoside hydrolase family 2 protein; this translates as MRRIIPIAIALLLAADAGPARAQWQPAKGRLETRWTAGVRPENAWKEYPRPQLVREEWESLNGLWDYAIRPRAESQPASWDGKILVPFCAESALSGVMKEVGPDRSLWYHRTFSIPEGWAGRHVLLHFGAVDWEATVTVNGKAAGSHRGGYDPFSINITPFLKAGENTLVVRVWDPTDAGFQPRGKQVRKPEGIWYTAVTGIWQTAWMEPVAEDHIRGLRIVPHLDRSAFTVTVHGAEEGAVRIEARDGDRLVGQAEGRTGRGVAVPIVEPKPWSPSSPHLYDLTVTLLRDGKVVDRVASYAGLRKIEVRRDSQDVLRLFLNNEPLFQYGPLDQGWWPDGLYTAPTDEALKYDIEVTKQLGFNMARKHVKVEPDRWYYWCDKLGLLVWQDMPSGDSGPEWIRDVDRESPELRRSAESALNYDAELSELVVDLGNHPSIVAWVPFNEAWGQFDTPAAVERIRRLDNTRPVNAASGGNFQGVGDILDVHSYPDPAMPRLDKFMAVVCGEFGGLGLPVENHTWLEKGNWGYRSYKTPQELTSAYVEKVNLLRPLIAKGLAAAVYTQTTDVEVEVNGLMTYDRKVIKMDRSAVAEANQKLYPIAAEAARK